The genomic stretch TTCAGAGCGTCTCCCGGGCTCAACGACGACAACGACCAAAACACAATCTACCTCAACTACGTTCTCCAAGGCGACTACATCAAACACGGCACCATCGACCACGATAACAACGGCTTCATCGACATCGGCATCAAGGGCTACACCACGTCTTCTTCTCCAGTCGGACCATCCGCGTAACTACCGATCCGACtgcgcgggggggggggtgttagagtatattACGTTTAGTTATATTAGGTAGTTTAAGATTGTACTCCAATTCTATCTCTACTAGGCTTCTtgccctccaagtcttctctactATATAAACAGCCCAAGAGGCACAATGTAATCACCAATTATCGCACATCAATACAACACAATATTCCGCAATTCTACAATGAGTGCAGTGTTTGGCTCCTGAGGCCTCTggataaaaaaaagaaaatgatatTTAGAAGTTCTAAATTTTGTTCTGGATACCTACAAGTGCTATCTTCATACCTTCAAAGTTTACTAAATAATAGTATGTTGCATTTTGGGATGCAACGAAAAACAGAAAATTGCAGTTCCAAAAGGTAAAAAGATCTCGATTTTCCTCCACATGTttgaaatgatattttttgtgaaAACTTATTCGTACTAGACCTGAATACCTGCATATTTTTCTCAGAATTATTTTAATCACCTCTTGGATGAAGTCTGTTTTCATTGATGATCGATGCTATATTTCATAGTCACTCCCAGCTGAACTGTTCGTGTTCATTTAATTAACAATGGGGTGGAACACCTCCTCCGCCATGCGGCAACACCTCCATGTATTAGGTGCCTATGGCATGTGGCCTCCATACTGACAACCATTGTGGAAGAAGATGAACAGTCTGACACGCAATTCATATTTTGATATTTAAATGACAATCACATGGCTCCAGCCATCATGTTGTTATATGATACACATCATATAGCATCTCATACAAACATATTGAAATCTTGAAACTATACCACATCGTATGTACTTGCTGCAAAAAGAGAGTTAGATGGCTCTAGACGCTCTATTGCAAGTTTTACCCAAGTTGATAAATTTTATTACACAACATCTACACCACTATCATCAAGGGTTAATTGCTCTTTCCTATGCATCCCGTTTTTGCACAATGAAGCGACCAATCAAATGTATAGTGCGTCCGAGCAACATAGAAGGGCCGCTGACCACCAGAAGATTGTAAAAAATTGCCTTCATACAGTGGGAGTTTGGCAAGATGCATACTAGtgagaaccaacaaaagatgATACTACCACCACACATATACTTGCTATATCGAAATAAAGCAACTAAACATAGATCTGCTCCGATGCCACTGAAGGGGATTGTGTATGTATTTCCAAAATATATACTATGTAGTCCATGAACACCCAAAATCTATACTATGTAGCTGCAGCAAATGGATTTGGTTGGTATCGACTCACCGAGTAAAGCAGAAGAGATGAAAATGGTGATTCAGGAAATCCACACAGCTAGATGATACCTCCAAGCCACGAGGATATCTCGTCATTGCTCCAAGAATCGAATAGGCTATTCCTTCAACATAGTCCACGCGTCAGGCGGTATCTGCAAGGGTTTCACCGTCCACGGCTAGGCTATCGCATTGAGAGTGTTTCAACCTTATGACGTGtgcggagagggagagagagatacgGCCAACCAAAGGGCCATGAGAGACTTCGAGAGGAATTTGCACACAAATTGAGGTGGGGGGCCTCTAATTGTAGGTGGATAGGGGTCACAAACTTGGGGAGGGGGAAGCCGCCCACCCTAGGTCGGTGCGGCCAAGGGATGGGCAGGTCACCCCAATCATAAGGCCCACCTTTCGGAAGGGTGGCCAAGGGAAGGGGGCTGGCGCCATGGGCCCTTGGGGCCTGGCCAACTGGCCTAGTTGGGATGCCCTGGCTGGATCCCTGTGGCCATGGTGTCCTGGTCGGCCACCTTCACCTTTATTTCCACCAAAAATTTTCCCTCTCTCTTCTTCCCGTGTCCACCAGACACTCTAGATTCCACTGAAACAAGGTTTCCCCAATACGAAATATCACCGGAATGATTCCGAGAataattcaatatatatatatatatatatatatatatatatatatatatatatatagagagagagagacgcgctatttgactccctgggtgcagaatattattctgcaccccACCCGACCTGTTCGCTAGGCGCGCCACCCAGCCTGCACGGTGCGCTCCACCAACCACGCGGGAGGCGATGTAAAATAACGGGGCAGGTGACATAAAATTACTCCATCGATGTCTGAGCAGCCCGTAACCGCACAATGTGACGTGATGAAGTTGCATGCGCACTTAGCACCGACGTAACTTGTTTGGAATATTATGGTCGAACCAGCAAACCAACGTGCATTGTGACATAAAAAAGGGAGCCTCTGTAAGATAACTATAGAAGCTAGATGCAGCGACCAACAATCTTAATACTCCATCTAGTCTAGTTAAACATACGACAATTATATGAAGCTGGGCAAATAAATCGAAACGGCATGACAAAAGCAAGTTACTTTTGGCAATCATCTTCTGCCAAAAGTTGGGCTAAACATAATCAGATCACCCACATAGCAGCATAATTTAATTATATGAAGCTAGGCCAGCGCATAATCATATCACCAAACATTCACATAGCAGCATAATTTAATTAGTTGTACGGAAAAATCATAATGATATCGGCAAACATAATCACTAGTGTGAAAACAGAACAATTTACACTCGTTTTCCATCAAATTCAGGCGTTCCAAAAGGGGTCTTTTAGAGCCACTTATTACAGTTTACTTACAATCAATTGAAACTGATTGCTTCCCCAGGAAAGAACACATCTGACCAATATAACCAGAATCACGTCGTTTTCCCTAAACCTTCACTAGCAGGGAGAATTATCCGGGGAGCTGATGTCCAGAACGAAAGCTCTGCTGTCGGAGTCACCGTAATAAGGACAGTGACACCTCTGCGAGCGGAGGAGCCGTCAATGGGAACGAGATCTCCGGTATGGACCACTGCAAAACATCTCTAGCTTCTTTCTAAAGAGCTCATTAGCCTGCTGTCCTCTGACTGGACATCTTGTACGGTGAGCCGATGGTGTTGCCTCCGTGCTTCCGCTGTTAGCCTAGCAATTCAATACATGTCACCACACAGTCAAATCGTTTACAAAACCAATAAGCAAAAGATGAACTGAAACTTGAAATATCAATCTGgaactaattagtggaaattgagaAAGCATGTCGCTTGACGTAAATCTACGGTCAACCATCGGCGTCGACAGAAGAGCATATGCTCAAAAAATCTCCTAGACAATGGCTATGGCTAAAACAGTAACCTGATTGTCCAGTCATGGGTATTATGAACTCTAGTATAACTGAATGTAGCACAAGATAGCTAGATACATGTAACTCAATCACAGATGTACGAAGGATATAATTGTGAATCGTTGAACAGCTCCATACATGCTGATAAATGTTATCTGAAGTTAAAATATGAGTACCATTTCCCGATGAAATTAGATCAAACTGTTGTAGTTGTAATATTTCACATGTACGCAGATATGCCAAGTTCAACCTTTGGAAACTTAATCATGTAATCTGCTAAAAGGAACGAGGCCCACAAAATAAGTAACACTTGTAGATACACTGATGTAAATTTACAGGCTCTACACATAAGCCAAGCTACGATATGGGAAAAAACTGATCAATCTATCACAAGTTCCATGATGGATCAGAAATTACGCATTGGTGACATGCAGAAAAGTGAGCCAATCTTTTCTTTAACCTTTTACATTAAACTATTAAAGACTGCATAGCTACTCATAAATTAGTTGGTATCAATAAAAGAAGATTTGACGGATCCATTGCCTCAGCAGCCTCGACAGCTAGAAAAAAATAGATTTGATGAAGTAGGAGCAACCAAACATGTAGTTGATAAGAAAATACGTCACAACTGATATATGTGAACCACCTCCCACGAAGGCCTGAAGAATTAATGAGCTCCGGCAATGAAATTTTTTGAACAAAAACACAGGAGTCGCTGGAAAAGTAGATGACTAAAACTAACATCGGGCTACCAAGCTAAGCGCAGCCAACTCGCTGCAGCTTCAGCAACTTGTTTAAGCTGATTAGGCGGTGCCCTCACTTGCGCGTGCAGTCAAAGTCCACTCACCGACGATTGAGTAGCTTGTCTTGCGTGGCTACCGGTGTCTTGGTGACCTTGATATCGGGGCCCCGTGCTTAAGCAGATCACATTGTGAGCTGACATGTATGGCCATTTCAATGTGTTGTTCTCAGCGCCGTTCTCAGCGCCAATGGTGTTAGATCTCTCGTGGTCGTACTCATGTGAGCTACGAAATGTCGGGATTGGTGAGCTATGGTGTCTGCACAGCCTGGATCTATGGACAGAGGAGAGTTCCTACGCCCTGGTGTTGAACATAGATTATTAGGTGCGTCTTCTCTTCTGCTCACTTTACATGAACTAATAATTTTCATGCTAGGAGAGACGCCTTGACCTACATGCTGAGCAAGGTAAGCCCAGAACCTGCAATAATAAATCTATGAATGCGATGGATAACTAGTTTTCCCTCAGCGAGTCAACCGCCCATCAAATTTCATGCCATAACTGAACCACCTCTAACGCATCTATCCAAAACATGTGAAAATCCAGGTGCTGCACCAATTTTCAGGGACGAGGTAAACACGCATGGAAATTTATTAGACGTAAATAGATGACCACGATCCGCCGGCAATAGACCCCAAATCAaccgaacatatgaggttatttgAGAGCGAATCAAACCAGGAAAACAACCGGATCCGAGGACGACGGAGATGGCAGCTCGGAGCATAACAGCAAATAGATCTCGCTGGAGCACCACTTCGCCGATTCAGCCGGCTGACCACGGCGTCACCGATTCCGCCGGCCGACTACGACGGAGCAGAGGACAACTAGAGCGCAGAGCACACCCGCAGCTTacccgctcgccgccggccgctcaCCCCATCGCCGATGCCGCGCCCAATTCCAACTGATCTCCGCCATGTGCGTTGAACTGAAAACCATGATGGAAAAAAAATGAGGCGACGGAGTTAGTGGGCAGCTCTCAAGTCTCAACCCCACGATGACCAAATTGGAAAAAATTATAGTCACCAAATTATAATTATGATGGTTGAGGAAACTCAACTCAAGGTCACCCGCAGCACCGCACGCCACGGAGGCCACCGGCCACTTGAAGGCCTGAAGAAACCAAGATGTCTCACCTGAAGTTCCGCTGCTCCCATACGGGATCTGGAGCTGGAGGTTGAGGACGAGGCACAGCCGGAGAGGTTGGAGACGAGGAGGACGGCGGCGACTGGCGTTGGTGGTCGATGGAAGGTATTTGGGACGTGAGGCGAGAACGGAGGCGACAAGACCTAGTCGCAGGCCACTGGAGCTCGGCGTCGTTGGAGACGATTACGGCCGGGTCACGGCAGCGCTTGGAGGCGGTGGGAAATGGATCCATATTGGCCGGTGGAATCGGGCGGAGAAGAACAAGGTGATGCCGGCGGGGCAGAAGATGCGGCTCACACCCTCCCGCCGCCCGCCAACActcgcccgccgccgcgctgACTCGCTCGCCCCTATCCGCGTTCGATCAGAATCAggtgagagaaaaaaaaaacaggagcGGATGGGTCGTGGGCTAGCTTCGAGACCCCACGCGTCCACGACTGACAAAAGAAACCGCCCAGGGTAATAAAAAGGAACAAATTACATCAGGTGAACGAGCCGCACCAAGAAGCCGGTTTGATGGACGCCGTCCGGCTCAGTGGACCGACCCGGGTGTAGAATTACTTATTCTACACCCAGGGGTATAATAGAGtttccctatatatatatatatatatatatatatatatatatatatatatatatatatatatatatatatatgggaaatagtgggctaccatgaGGCATAGCTATGCACATGCATCCAACCATTAGATCTTCTATAGGGAGCACAAGGGGAGCACACGGTGTTAGCCCTTTTTTCATGCACGACATGCTCCTCCGTTACATAAACAACAGTTCCATCCGTACCTAACAGTTCCATCCGTACCGTAACATCGTTGCACATTTAAATGTTTTTACAGTTTTATTTGTTGATGGCATTGCTGTCATGCTCAACCGACGACATTTACTACCTCTTTTTGATACCAAAATGACAATCAAACATGGTCACGGGTTGTACTAGTGGTCATCGTCGGGAATTGTTGTCATGCTCAACCGAACGACATTTACTACCTCTTTTTATACCAAAATGACAATCAAACATGGTTACGGGTTGTACTACCGGTCGGCGTTGGGAAAGGCAGCCAACTAACGTATACTTGTTTCAAATTTTAAATCGAAACATTCGACTGGTTCCGGCGAGAAGTCGGATGGTTTCGAGTCCCTTTCTCCGCTGGACGAAGGTGACCACCCAGCCGACTCATCGATGAAGACATATCCCGCAAACACGAATCAGCTCCTCTGAAACCCAGCTTCGAGAGAGCTCTGTCCAGCAACGATCCTATCTATAGTAACGATGCCGCCGGCCATGGGCATGGGAAGCCTGGTGTGCGTGTGAGTCTGATTTTTTTTCCTCAATCTAGATTTTCTTCTATTTATTTTCTCGATCTGGATTTGCTTCATCGTTGGAGGTAATCAGGTCCATGCTGCTTTTCTTTGTACAAggtgtgtttcctatccagatttAAGTTGCTACTTTGTATGAATTTCTGCCCTTCTGGCACGGTACGCATCCTCCCCAAATGTGCAGGTGGTCAAGCTCCAAGCAATCCCTCTGCCAGCCTCCGGCATGTGAACACAGgggagcatccgccggcgcggAGATAGGTTGGCCGCCGACGCACGGATGCATCGGTAGGCTGCCGGCCGGGGCGTCCGCATCGAGCACTAGTTCCGGGCTCTCCGCCATCGCGGGAGCCACCATGTCCGCGCGGAGAGGGGCGCCACGACAAGCATGTTCGAGGGATTCATGCGGCTTCCTCTTCCTGCTCCCGCCTCGCGCTCCCCTTCTCCATCCACCGCGGGCGGGGCACGGGCGAGAAGATCATGCGGCCGTCCCGGGGCGTTGAGGGGCTTCGGCGAGGAAGCGTCGTGAGGAAGGAGAAGCTGGGCGGAGGCACGAGCGAGCTCGTCCGTGATTTTTTTCCGATAGTGATTTGCTCAACCTTTTTCCCGATCTGGATTTTTTACTTCACGGTTTGAGGGAATCAAGTTAATGTTGATTAGTACATGGTCTATTCCTCATCCGGATCCCATGTTCGGTGAAATAAAGTGTTGATCCGAGTTTTTCCCGATATGGATTATATCTTGTAATTGAGTTGGATGTGTGGAGCAGTGGAGGTAGTCGGATCtaacttggattttttttttccgaTCTGGGTTCCCAGTGATGATTTTTCCACCCGTTTTAGCATTTTCTCGGTCATGTTCATGCCTTGATGCATGTTATTCATTTGTTCAGATGCAATGGGGTCAGCGGGATTTGTTTTTGGATGGGTGCCTGATGGTAGCCAGCTGAGTCGAATGTTGTAGGGAGTAAGTTCGTCCCTTTTTTCTTGGTCTCCTGGTTGTTTTCAATAAATTTGGAATCTCAATCTCAACTGAAaggcaaaaattagttgctaactTCTCTTGATCACGCACCAAATTTTTTTTTCTCTCAATTCATTTACATGTTCATCCAAGTTTATTTTAGGGAAAATATGGAGAGTTGTTTCGTATTTGCTTTTGATTTTCGGGTTTGTTGGTTCCGTGTAATTATGTAATATAAATAACAGGACTTTTTAGTGCCCCATCCGAACTTGTAGTGATATATATCTATTATTTTAGTGTGACTAACGATAGTGTTGTATGCATGGATAAATTTAGTGTGGTTCCTTTGCTGTGATTAGCTTGGAGACGACCTGAGGAAGATTTCTCTTTCATGTCCAATCCCGAAGCTGACGTGACTATCTAATTGGTTCTTCCTCTATTACTGCTCCTTGTGGCTTATGGGGATTTATTTGTTGTCGACGATGTAGCTGCTGCCCGCTGCTAGTATTTGTGCATGTGTCACTAAGCTGATCTCTATAGGGAGGTGTTTCATGGACACTATGAATTTTTCCTTGACTGAATTAATGCGCATAGGTATGGAAGATTCTATACCTCCCCCGTAACTCACTTGTCATTTCAGCGTAAAAACGACGACTACAAACGGCATGGTTAACCGTACCAACAAATACTTGTCAAAATCCaaccaaaacaacaaccaactCTCGGTACGGATGACTGTAAAGACAAAAACTTGTCAAATACCTACCAAAACAGCAGCCAACGCTCGGTATGGATGACCGTAAAGACAAAAGCTTGTCAAATGCCTACCAAAACAGCAACCTAATGACTGCACGGTGCATCTCTAATGAATTATTGTTAATTCTGTAGTGGAGGAATTTTTTTTCCAAGGTGGACCGAAACAAATTTGACATCATTTCACACGAGATGCAAAAAAAAGTGTACTTATGGTCATATGCTCGGACTGTTGTTTAATGTAGTATGAATGTCCATACCGTATGCAATGTTAGGGAAAAACACAAAAAAGGCAAAATTTACTTAGTGCGGCAGCCATACATTATGTAGGTTGTCATTTTGGTAGAAAAACGACAACCAAACATCGGTAAGAAAAAAATCTGGAAGGACAGCTACACACACCTACCGTCAAGGTGACAAAATGTCGTTTCAATCCCAAAACGACAATCAAACATCGGTAAGGCACCACACAGATATTATTGGCGCAAAAATTCAAACACGCATGGAACACTATAACGTCCGTTACATGATATGACGGCCGAATACTTTTCATCTGCACCTGGGAATAGTTGGAGCCCCACTATCCAACGGTTGGTAGCCTATGCATAGGTACCACCCatggtagaaaatccgcgtcgatatatatatatatatatatatatatatataggtctgctattctcgaaccggttcgagaataactattctcgaaccctttctgaacttccgcgtgttttcctagtgaacttctcgacggaataccataattgcatgttcgtgcggacagtattttcatgatgattttcaaaccgcttatcggattgatgcgtataatataccattagattcgcacggaaatttcgcaactttttcgtgttcattgttttcccaaattataaattgattaaaactaatttgaaatatacaaaacaacgttttcgcggatttctctatttttgtacagttttggggttccagttttcaaaccgtttatcggaatgatgcgtatgatatgccgttggaaaggtgctgactaggcgcacctttcTCATGAAGGacacttttctaaattctttatagtttaagagcagatttgaaaatacgtgattacgtttttcgaacttctcggtttttcgaaCTGTTTTTGGGGCTTATTTCCGAACCACCTATCGGAATtttccaaatgatattgcgttgaaaagatattgattaggcgaatctttttcatgttgaatgtttttccaaattctaaatggttttagtttaatttcagaaatacataaaagtgaagataatgccgacacaagaacatttcgaaatggactcatctagattgattaggtgtggcattgcgatatgttggagtattagtagagttatattagtgctaattgtacgttgagttggtcgatttgtgcaatcggtggttgtacggacgatttctatgcgtctgatttccgtccagaaaaacagagtgtatgaggtgctcaaatatagaagtgaacttccttatatttgttagtgaacttccgatcgcggtataaaagtttcaggcatgtaataaaattatagcgaacttacgtggatgtgaacttcttctCCCCGAATCTGAActttcccgacggacttcaatattgtacagggcgaacttccgaaactttactctagtttgaagtgaacttcagaaaatatagcgaactACCGTCGCATCTGGACTTTCTCTGGATACAGATCTGAACTTCCTTTTATATGCATATGAACTTCCAGACGGACCTCAACATTGTAAGGAGTGAACTTCCATTTCAAATATGAACTTCTATACGGGGAGTAAAATTTCATACGGAGGTAAGTGAACTTCCCGATGGTGGCAAGTGAACTTCTGAAAATATTTTGCGAACTTCCAAATGTTCGAATTGAACTTTCGAGTTGTGTTTGTCTTTTGttcgaagtgaacttccaaaaataatGAGAACTTCTATTGCGTTCGAAGTGAACTTCCGATTATTCATGTTTAGTTATGCAGAGCGTTCTAAACTTCTGAATTCGGCGAAAGTAAACTTCTCGAACCCTTTCCGAACTTCTCGCTTGCACGGAAGTGAACTTCCCGGCGGAACACTAGAATGTCATGTTTTGGCGGACATTGTTTTGAGGCTGATTTTAATGCCTTTATCcgaatgatgcatataatataccgttggaaagatatcaAAATTTCACAACTTATTTATTCAGAAAGTTTTCCCAAATTCTTTACGGTTTACAAATAATTTCAAAAATACTAAAAAACAATTTCGCGGAATTCACGATTTCCGTACAGTTTTTTGGCTGCCATATTTAAACTATTTGCCGGATTGATGCATGCGATATGTCGTTGGAAAGGTAAGAAAATAGCGCATCTTTTTCGTTCAGATTGTTTTCCCAAATTATTCACGTTTTAAGAGCAGTtttaaaaatactcaaatttgtTTTCGCAAAATTCTCCGATTTGGTACTTGTTTTGGGGCACATTTTTGAAACCGTTAGCCCGATAGATGTGTGTGATATAGCGTTATAACGTGTAGAAAATGCGCAACTTTTTCGTGCTTAACACTTTTCCAAATTATTAACTGTTTGAAAGTAATTTTATATATACTAAAAAAAGTGATGGTTATCGGCATGCCAACGGTTTGAAATTAACACGCCTTCGATAGTTAGGTGTGGCGGGACGAAATGTTAGAGTGAAACTCGGCTCATATTGGTGTCAAATACAGAAATATATGATCGATTTGGTCAATTGATGCACGCATGGATGAATTTAATACCTAAGATTTCTTCCCATGAAAAATTGAGTATGTGAACTGCCTCGACAAGCACATGAACTTCGCGGTAAATATTTGTGAACTTCTAGTCACGAATTATGATATATGAAACTATGTTTTTTTAACTCATTTTTGCATAGCCTTTCAAAGTGAACATTTCAGATTGTAAACATTGAACGAATTTTTTTCATGTATTGGGTGAACATAGGGCATCATATTTGTGTTTTAGTGAattttttcatttatttgatGAACATAGGGCATCATGTAC from Lolium rigidum isolate FL_2022 chromosome 4, APGP_CSIRO_Lrig_0.1, whole genome shotgun sequence encodes the following:
- the LOC124708338 gene encoding uncharacterized protein LOC124708338, which codes for MDPFPTASKRCRDPAVIVSNDAELQWPATRSCRLRSRLTSQIPSIDHQRQSPPSSSSPTSPAVPRPQPPAPDPVWEQRNFSSTHMAEISWNWARHRRWGERPAASGLTAEARRQHHRLTVQDVQSEDSRLMSSLERS